Proteins encoded by one window of Streptacidiphilus sp. PB12-B1b:
- the rpsI gene encoding 30S ribosomal protein S9 — MAETTAETALEVDETFEIEAEEPTEYTTESLVGRFAEAVPAAGLGRRKEAIARVRIVPGTGVWKINGRTLEEYLPNKVHQQIVNEPFKLLELDGRYDIIARINGGGISGQAYALRLGVARALNEVDVDANRPALKKAGFLTRDPRAVERKKAGLKKARKAPQYSKR, encoded by the coding sequence GTGGCCGAGACCACTGCCGAGACCGCGCTCGAGGTCGACGAGACCTTCGAGATCGAGGCCGAGGAGCCCACCGAGTACACCACCGAGTCCCTTGTGGGCCGTTTCGCCGAGGCCGTTCCGGCCGCCGGCCTCGGCCGCCGCAAGGAGGCGATCGCCCGCGTGCGCATCGTCCCCGGCACGGGCGTGTGGAAGATCAACGGTCGCACCCTGGAGGAGTACCTCCCCAACAAGGTGCACCAGCAGATCGTCAACGAGCCGTTCAAGCTCCTTGAGCTGGACGGTCGTTACGACATCATCGCCCGCATCAACGGCGGCGGCATCTCCGGCCAGGCGTACGCCCTGCGCCTGGGCGTCGCCCGCGCGCTGAACGAGGTCGACGTCGACGCCAACCGCCCGGCGCTGAAGAAGGCCGGCTTCCTGACCCGTGACCCGCGCGCCGTCGAGCGCAAGAAGGCCGGTCTCAAGAAGGCTCGCAAGGCGCCGCAGTACAGCAAGCGCTAA
- the rplM gene encoding 50S ribosomal protein L13, which translates to MRTYSPKPGDVQRQWLVIDAEDVVLGRLASQAANLLRGKHKPVYAPHLDMGDFVIIINADKVHLSGNKKTQKLAYRHSGYPGGLRSVRYDDLLEKNPEKAVEKAIKGMIPKNSLGRQMLSKLKVYSGDQHPHAAQRPVPFEITQVAQ; encoded by the coding sequence GTGCGTACGTACAGCCCCAAGCCCGGCGACGTCCAGCGTCAGTGGCTCGTCATCGATGCCGAAGACGTCGTTCTCGGCCGTCTGGCCTCTCAGGCCGCTAACCTCCTCCGGGGTAAGCACAAGCCGGTGTACGCGCCGCACCTTGATATGGGTGACTTCGTCATCATCATCAACGCGGACAAGGTGCACCTTTCCGGGAACAAGAAGACCCAGAAGCTGGCCTACCGCCACTCCGGCTACCCGGGCGGCCTGCGCTCCGTGCGCTACGACGACCTCCTGGAGAAGAACCCGGAGAAGGCCGTCGAGAAGGCCATCAAGGGCATGATCCCCAAGAACTCCCTGGGTCGTCAGATGCTCTCGAAGCTGAAGGTCTACTCGGGCGACCAGCACCCGCACGCTGCCCAGCGTCCGGTGCCGTTCGAGATCACCCAGGTCGCGCAGTAA
- a CDS encoding ABC-F family ATP-binding cassette domain-containing protein → MGHVEISHLEYYLPDGRVLFDDASFRVGEGASVALVGANGAGKTTLLRMVAGDLQPHGGSVTVSGGLGVMRQFVGTTGRGADAAGAARDDDADSGHALAHDASVRDLLVSVAPPRIRTGARAVDAAELAMMAQDDEKAQLAYAQALADWADVGGYEYETIWDVCTTAALGMPYDRAQWRGLNTLSGGEQKRLVLEALLRGPDEVLLLDEPDNYLDVPGKRWLEEQIRTTAKTVLYISHDRELLANSAEKIVSVEPGAAGSEVWVHGGGFATFHAAREDRFARYDELRRRWDEKHAQLKKLVLDMRDYAARSHDMASRYAAATTRLRKFEEIGPPPEPPRKQSISMRLRGGRTGVRALTCEQLELTGLMQPFDLEVFYGERVAVLGSNGSGKSHFLRLLAGEQVAHRGGFRLGARVVPGHFAQTHAHPELFGRTTREILESEHALDRKAAMSVLRRYELHRQEEQRFQDLSGGQQARLMILRLELSGATALLLDEPTDNLDLESAEALQEGLESFEGTVLSVTHDRWFARTFDRFVVFGSDGRVYEAPEPVWDETRVQRDR, encoded by the coding sequence ATGGGACACGTCGAGATTTCACACCTGGAGTACTACCTGCCGGACGGACGGGTGCTGTTCGACGACGCGTCCTTCCGGGTCGGCGAGGGCGCCTCGGTCGCCCTGGTCGGCGCCAACGGCGCGGGCAAGACCACGCTGCTCAGGATGGTGGCCGGTGATCTCCAGCCGCACGGCGGCTCGGTCACCGTCAGCGGCGGGCTGGGCGTGATGCGGCAGTTCGTCGGCACCACCGGCCGTGGCGCGGACGCCGCCGGGGCGGCCCGCGACGACGACGCCGACAGCGGGCACGCGTTGGCGCACGACGCCTCGGTACGCGACCTGCTGGTGTCCGTCGCGCCCCCGCGCATCCGCACCGGCGCCCGCGCGGTGGACGCCGCCGAGCTGGCCATGATGGCCCAGGACGACGAGAAGGCGCAGCTCGCCTACGCCCAGGCGCTCGCCGACTGGGCCGACGTCGGCGGCTACGAGTACGAGACCATCTGGGACGTCTGCACCACGGCCGCCCTGGGCATGCCCTACGACCGGGCCCAGTGGCGCGGCCTGAACACCCTCTCCGGCGGCGAGCAGAAGCGGCTGGTGCTGGAGGCCCTGCTGCGCGGCCCGGACGAGGTGCTGCTGCTGGACGAGCCCGACAACTACCTGGACGTCCCCGGCAAGCGCTGGCTTGAGGAGCAGATCCGGACCACCGCCAAGACCGTGCTGTACATCTCGCACGACCGGGAGCTGCTGGCCAACAGCGCCGAGAAGATCGTCAGCGTGGAGCCGGGCGCGGCTGGCAGCGAGGTGTGGGTGCACGGCGGCGGCTTCGCCACCTTCCACGCCGCCCGCGAGGACCGCTTCGCCCGCTACGACGAGCTGCGCCGCCGCTGGGACGAGAAGCACGCCCAGCTGAAGAAGCTGGTGCTGGACATGCGCGACTACGCGGCCCGCAGCCACGACATGGCCTCGCGCTACGCGGCGGCCACCACCCGGCTGCGCAAGTTCGAGGAGATCGGACCGCCGCCGGAGCCGCCGCGCAAGCAGAGCATCAGCATGCGGCTCCGGGGCGGCCGTACCGGCGTCCGGGCGCTGACCTGCGAGCAGTTGGAGCTGACCGGGCTGATGCAGCCGTTCGACCTGGAGGTCTTCTACGGCGAGCGGGTCGCGGTGCTGGGCTCCAACGGCTCCGGGAAGTCGCACTTCCTGCGGCTGCTGGCCGGGGAGCAGGTGGCCCACCGGGGCGGATTCCGGCTCGGCGCCCGGGTGGTGCCCGGGCACTTCGCGCAGACCCACGCGCACCCGGAGCTGTTCGGCCGCACCACCCGGGAGATCCTGGAGTCGGAGCACGCGCTGGACCGCAAGGCCGCGATGAGCGTGCTGCGCCGCTACGAGCTGCACCGCCAGGAGGAGCAGCGCTTCCAGGATCTCTCCGGCGGCCAGCAGGCCCGGCTGATGATCCTGCGGCTGGAGCTGTCCGGTGCGACCGCGCTGCTGCTGGACGAGCCGACCGACAACCTGGACCTGGAGAGCGCGGAGGCACTTCAGGAGGGGCTGGAGAGCTTCGAGGGCACGGTGCTGTCGGTCACCCACGACCGCTGGTTCGCCCGGACCTTCGACCGCTTCGTGGTCTTCGGCTCGGACGGCCGGGTGTACGAGGCCCCCGAGCCGGTCTGGGACGAGACCCGCGTACAGCGCGACCGGTAG
- the truA gene encoding tRNA pseudouridine(38-40) synthase TruA, translating to MTSECEQRPERRDGPAPGLVRVRLDLSYDGTDFSGWAKQKSGRRTVQGELEDAVRVVLRQPEVFPLTVAGRTDAGVHARGQVAHVDLPGEVWAAEGDKLRRRLAGRLPGDIRVWRVAEAPDGFDARFSAVWRRYAYRVCDAQAGVDPLRRGHVLWHDRPLDVELMNEAARLLVGEHDFAAYCKKREGATTIRELLDFRWERLPGDALLGPALPGLVVGTVRADAFCHNMVRALVGSMLLVGGGQRPVGFPAEVLAGGVRNSAVSVVRPHGLTLEEVGYPADEDLAARSRAARNLRVLAPRGAGAAADAG from the coding sequence ATGACCAGCGAGTGCGAGCAGCGGCCGGAGCGCCGGGACGGCCCGGCGCCGGGCCTGGTGCGGGTACGGCTCGACCTGTCGTACGACGGCACGGACTTCTCCGGCTGGGCCAAGCAGAAGAGCGGCCGGCGGACCGTGCAGGGCGAGCTGGAGGACGCGGTCCGGGTGGTGCTGCGGCAGCCCGAGGTCTTCCCGCTGACCGTCGCCGGGCGCACCGACGCCGGGGTGCACGCCCGGGGCCAGGTCGCCCACGTCGACCTGCCCGGGGAGGTCTGGGCCGCCGAGGGCGACAAGCTGCGGCGCCGGCTGGCCGGGCGGCTGCCCGGGGACATCCGGGTGTGGCGGGTCGCCGAGGCCCCGGACGGCTTCGACGCGCGCTTCTCGGCGGTCTGGCGCCGGTACGCCTACCGGGTCTGCGACGCGCAGGCGGGGGTGGATCCGCTGCGGCGCGGGCACGTGCTCTGGCACGACCGGCCGCTGGACGTGGAGCTGATGAACGAGGCGGCGCGGCTGCTGGTCGGCGAGCACGACTTCGCGGCGTACTGCAAGAAGCGTGAGGGCGCCACGACCATCCGCGAGCTGCTGGACTTCCGCTGGGAGCGGCTCCCCGGGGACGCGCTGCTCGGCCCGGCGCTGCCCGGGCTGGTGGTGGGCACGGTCCGGGCCGACGCCTTCTGCCACAACATGGTGCGCGCCCTGGTCGGCTCGATGCTGCTGGTCGGCGGCGGGCAGCGGCCGGTGGGCTTCCCGGCCGAGGTGTTGGCCGGGGGAGTGCGCAACTCCGCCGTCAGCGTGGTGCGGCCGCACGGGCTGACCCTGGAGGAGGTCGGCTACCCGGCCGACGAGGACCTGGCCGCCCGCAGCCGGGCCGCCCGCAACCTGCGGGTGCTGGCGCCCCGGGGCGCGGGCGCGGCGGCCGACGCCGGGTAG
- the rplQ gene encoding 50S ribosomal protein L17: MPRPAKGARLGGGPSHERLLLAGLARELFQYGRITTTEAKARRLRPVAEKLITKAKKGDIHNRREVRKTITDVSVLHTLFTEIGPRYENRPGGYTRITKIGPRRGDNAPMAVIELVEALTVAQTAVGEAEAATKRSVKETEAAAPVAEDAAPAEDAAPAEAAE, translated from the coding sequence ATGCCCCGCCCCGCGAAGGGTGCCCGCCTCGGCGGCGGCCCGTCCCACGAGCGTCTGCTGCTCGCCGGTCTGGCCCGTGAGCTGTTCCAGTACGGCCGCATCACCACCACCGAGGCCAAGGCCCGCCGCCTGCGCCCGGTGGCGGAGAAGCTGATCACCAAGGCCAAGAAGGGTGACATCCACAACCGCCGTGAGGTCCGCAAGACCATCACCGACGTGTCTGTGCTGCACACCCTCTTCACCGAGATCGGTCCCCGCTACGAGAACCGCCCCGGTGGCTACACCCGCATCACCAAGATCGGCCCCCGTCGTGGCGACAACGCCCCGATGGCCGTCATCGAGCTGGTCGAGGCCCTCACCGTGGCCCAGACCGCTGTCGGCGAGGCCGAGGCCGCGACCAAGCGCTCCGTGAAGGAGACCGAGGCTGCCGCTCCGGTCGCCGAGGACGCCGCTCCGGCCGAGGACGCTGCTCCGGCCGAGGCCGCCGAGTAA
- a CDS encoding DNA-directed RNA polymerase subunit alpha has protein sequence MLIAQRPSLTEEVVDEFRSRFVIEPLEPGFGYTLGNSLRRTLLSSIPGAAVTSIRIDGVLHEFTTVPGVKEDVTDLILNIKQLVVSSEHDEPVVMYLRKQGPGLVTAADIAPPAGVEVHNPELVLATLNGKGKLEMELTVERGRGYVSAVQNKQSGQEIGRIPVDSIYSPVLKVTYKVEATRVEQRTDFDKLIVDVETKPAMRPRDAMASAGKTLVELFGLARELNIDAEGIDMGPSPTDAALAADLALPIEELELTVRSYNCLKREGIHSVGELVARSEADLLDIRNFGAKSIDEVKAKLAGMGLALKDSPPGFDPTAAADAFGADDDDPGFAETEQY, from the coding sequence ATGCTGATCGCTCAGCGTCCGTCGCTGACCGAAGAGGTCGTCGACGAGTTCCGCTCCCGGTTCGTCATCGAGCCGCTGGAGCCGGGCTTCGGCTACACCCTCGGCAACTCGCTCCGTCGCACGCTCCTCTCCTCGATCCCCGGAGCCGCTGTCACCAGCATCCGGATCGACGGTGTCCTGCACGAGTTCACCACCGTGCCGGGCGTCAAGGAGGACGTCACCGACCTCATCCTGAACATCAAGCAGCTGGTCGTCTCCTCGGAGCACGACGAGCCGGTCGTGATGTACCTGCGCAAGCAGGGCCCGGGCCTGGTCACCGCCGCCGACATCGCGCCCCCGGCCGGTGTCGAGGTGCACAACCCCGAGCTGGTCCTGGCCACGCTCAACGGCAAGGGCAAGCTGGAGATGGAGCTGACCGTCGAGCGCGGTCGCGGCTACGTCTCCGCCGTGCAGAACAAGCAGTCGGGCCAGGAGATCGGCCGCATCCCGGTCGACTCCATCTACAGCCCGGTGCTCAAGGTCACCTACAAGGTCGAGGCGACCCGAGTCGAGCAGCGTACCGACTTCGACAAGCTCATCGTCGACGTCGAGACCAAGCCCGCCATGCGTCCGCGCGACGCCATGGCCTCGGCCGGCAAGACCCTGGTGGAGCTGTTCGGTCTCGCCCGCGAGCTGAACATCGACGCCGAGGGCATCGACATGGGCCCGTCCCCCACGGACGCCGCCCTGGCCGCCGACCTCGCCCTGCCGATCGAGGAGCTGGAACTCACCGTCCGCTCCTACAACTGCCTCAAGCGCGAGGGCATCCACTCCGTGGGTGAGCTCGTCGCCCGCTCCGAGGCCGACCTGCTCGACATCCGCAACTTCGGTGCGAAGTCGATCGACGAGGTCAAGGCGAAGCTGGCCGGCATGGGCCTGGCCCTCAAGGACAGCCCGCCCGGATTCGACCCGACCGCCGCCGCCGACGCCTTCGGCGCCGACGACGACGACCCGGGCTTCGCGGAGACCGAGCAGTACTGA
- the rpsK gene encoding 30S ribosomal protein S11 gives MRRKEKKNVAHGHAHIKSTFNNTIVSITDPSGNVIAWASSGHVGFKGSRKSTPFAAQMAAESAARRAQEHGMRKVDVFVKGPGSGRETAIRSIQATGLEVGSIQDVTPTPHNGCRPPKRRRV, from the coding sequence ATCCGCCGCAAGGAAAAGAAGAACGTCGCTCACGGCCACGCGCACATCAAGAGCACGTTCAACAACACCATCGTCTCGATCACGGACCCCTCGGGCAACGTGATCGCGTGGGCGTCCTCGGGCCACGTCGGCTTCAAGGGCTCCCGCAAGTCGACTCCGTTCGCCGCGCAGATGGCCGCCGAGTCCGCCGCGCGTCGCGCCCAGGAGCACGGCATGCGCAAGGTCGACGTCTTCGTGAAGGGTCCGGGCTCCGGCCGCGAGACCGCGATCCGCTCCATCCAGGCCACCGGCCTGGAGGTCGGCTCGATCCAGGACGTCACGCCCACCCCGCACAACGGCTGCCGCCCGCCGAAGCGCCGCCGCGTCTGA
- the rpsM gene encoding 30S ribosomal protein S13: MARLAGVDLPREKRIEIALTYVYGIGRTLSKKALAETGVNPNVRVRDITEDDLVKLREYIDGNYKVEGDLRREVAADIRRKVEIGCYQGLRHRRGLPVHGQRTHTNARTRKGPRRAIAGKKKPGKK; the protein is encoded by the coding sequence ATGGCACGCCTCGCCGGCGTTGATCTCCCCCGCGAAAAGCGGATCGAGATCGCCCTCACCTACGTGTACGGCATCGGCCGTACGCTCTCCAAGAAGGCCCTGGCCGAGACCGGTGTGAACCCGAACGTGCGCGTTCGTGACATCACCGAGGACGACCTGGTCAAGCTGCGCGAGTACATCGACGGCAACTACAAGGTCGAGGGTGACCTTCGCCGTGAGGTCGCCGCCGACATCCGCCGCAAGGTCGAGATCGGCTGCTACCAGGGTCTGCGCCACCGCCGCGGCCTGCCGGTCCACGGTCAGCGCACGCACACCAACGCTCGTACCCGCAAGGGTCCGCGTCGCGCGATTGCCGGCAAGAAGAAGCCCGGCAAGAAGTAG
- the rpmJ gene encoding 50S ribosomal protein L36 — MKVKPSVKKICDKCKVIRRHGRVMVICENLRHKQRQG, encoded by the coding sequence ATGAAGGTCAAGCCGAGCGTCAAGAAGATCTGCGACAAGTGCAAGGTGATTCGCCGTCACGGGCGCGTCATGGTGATCTGCGAGAACCTGCGCCACAAGCAGCGCCAGGGCTGA
- the infA gene encoding translation initiation factor IF-1: MAKKQGAIEIEGTVIESLPNAMFKVELQNGHKVLAHISGKMRMHYIRILPDDRVVVELSPYDLTRGRIVYRYK, encoded by the coding sequence ATGGCCAAAAAGCAAGGCGCCATCGAGATCGAGGGCACCGTCATCGAGTCTCTGCCGAACGCCATGTTCAAGGTAGAGCTTCAAAACGGACACAAAGTCCTCGCGCACATCAGCGGCAAGATGCGGATGCACTACATTCGTATCCTCCCGGACGACCGGGTCGTCGTCGAGCTGAGCCCGTACGACCTGACCCGGGGACGTATCGTCTACCGGTACAAGTAA
- the map gene encoding type I methionyl aminopeptidase, giving the protein MVEIKTPEQIAKMREAGLVVAEALKACREAVAPGITTGELNAIAAKVIGDHGATSNFLGYHGFTGVICASVNDEVVHGIPGDRALKDGDMISIDCGAIVDGWHGDAAITVFVGEGHPEELLQLSRVTEESMWAGIAQVKKNNRLSDLSRAIESYIRRQPLPPKGKYGIIEDFGGHGIGSEMHMDPHLLNYVDRRRGRGVKLVPGFCIAIEPMVSLGTPRTHTLEDEWTVKTNDGSWASHWEHSIAVTEEGPLVLTAFDGGRAKLAELGITAAPDPLA; this is encoded by the coding sequence ATGGTTGAGATCAAGACCCCGGAGCAGATCGCAAAGATGCGGGAGGCGGGCCTGGTCGTCGCCGAGGCGCTGAAGGCGTGCCGGGAGGCGGTGGCGCCCGGGATCACCACCGGCGAGCTGAACGCCATCGCCGCCAAGGTCATCGGCGACCACGGGGCGACCTCCAACTTCCTCGGGTACCACGGCTTCACCGGGGTGATCTGCGCCTCGGTCAACGACGAGGTGGTCCACGGCATCCCCGGCGACCGGGCGCTGAAGGACGGCGACATGATCTCCATCGACTGCGGCGCCATCGTCGACGGCTGGCACGGCGACGCCGCCATCACCGTCTTCGTCGGCGAGGGCCACCCGGAGGAGCTGCTGCAGCTCAGCCGGGTCACCGAGGAGTCGATGTGGGCCGGCATCGCCCAGGTGAAGAAGAACAACCGGCTGTCCGACCTGAGCCGGGCCATCGAGTCCTACATCCGCCGCCAGCCGCTGCCGCCCAAGGGCAAGTACGGCATCATCGAGGACTTCGGCGGCCACGGCATCGGCTCCGAGATGCACATGGACCCGCACCTGCTGAACTACGTGGACCGCCGCCGCGGCCGCGGGGTGAAGCTGGTGCCCGGCTTCTGCATCGCCATCGAGCCCATGGTCAGCCTCGGCACCCCGCGCACCCACACGCTCGAGGACGAGTGGACCGTCAAGACCAACGACGGCAGCTGGGCCTCGCACTGGGAGCACTCCATCGCCGTCACCGAGGAGGGCCCGCTGGTGCTGACCGCCTTCGACGGCGGCCGGGCCAAGCTGGCCGAGCTGGGCATCACCGCCGCCCCCGACCCGCTGGCCTGA